The following are from one region of the Paenalkalicoccus suaedae genome:
- a CDS encoding SpaA isopeptide-forming pilin-related protein has protein sequence MKIKRLILVLLCFLITFSGMVPAFAASQSQGVEGDEQVEALGTNETDDDISSSATDTNDEGASTTDTSNDATTSDNGSNDNSTTEEAPGNESETPPSSGNEGGDTGGTDPPASEPDTPVENPDGGSDQGNSESEPPPAEEPTNEGTDPEEPNPDESTNEPTNPEDETTTEDPEALPEEDLEALPEEEEALTEEEELEAARGDLIRGPITENIITNFRMTLLNGDPLPDPMPNPADQTLNLAVFYEFALPDLKYGAGSTFTFQLPNVFAVFNAVSGSLADTDGTVLGSFTLDTNRTVVLTFNEEIETRSNVTGTVRFQTEIRKDLTGDTDQEIIVPVGPDGGQTVVIPITFKPKVARSVDKRGVPNRSFNAETIAWEVDFNKEKNAITNAVLEDPILSELGTSDFGNQKLQGNVELYYLNVQLDGTVTQGGLVPSSEYTLTATDNLVKVAFNGTITDAYRLKFTTEITEDTGVRYRNTATLKGDGLTNLTASATVSTGRGQTLQKRAVTYDNVNQTVSWEVKLNYNQRQIPAANTVVTDYFDSGQSLISDTFKVERITLNVNGQESGSTVVDPSEYSVTPDTQQSTNRKGFRFQFNSDINEAYKITYKTSFDERLLANGTARNSVSFSDKTSEVSQGVQQGVLLKSANSPNYRDKNVQWTIRINRDKQEMKEVVLTDVFTNGGLTFLPNTFALTGITPDKYTLTVDDATQGFKIVFNEPVTNEIVITYRTAFDYEARINKNNQLINTANVVWKDKNDVDRTLQATATFTPDTFTRANGFKGGSYNAVTKEITWNVGLNYNLQTITDVVFRDTVQGDQTILPNSIQIFEGTLGTGQNSLTKGANVTANFSPQVNGQEISINFGSINRAYIVEFKTSLDDKIISATYPNRAEISYAESEQKISLPATVSVANGGKYTGKTGRQNGLTMEWTITLNAGQSTLQGPVKVRDILSNNQIILEDELVVYSTTVSANGNFSKGAALTRGTDYTVEFKEIQGQPAFDLIFPDGIDTVYIIEYKSFLQAADNDTVSNNANLFITNPDFNGDTDDSHSQIVRITTGAGSATGVRGDLTIKKQGVKDTFEGQESTGFLPGATFSLYDKTKQFRIKTGTTDENGVLTFTNIAYGEYMIKEDSAPDGYAVRAEYTPVTLSNNTDPIIIKNDKIIGDVALTKTDTHGKTTLQGATFSLYRVTGEERTVVGSNLKTDANGRIEVTDLEPGTYEFIETEAAPDYKLDDTPVSFTIKKNQITVIELDKENELIRGSVKLTKVDRETKDKLENAVFRLVDADGEILGYYTTNENGIIIVEDLLPGNYAFEEATAPFGFTGSTDRIAFEIVRSQTERLELVFDNDIITGSFTLLKLEGEREKALEGAVFSLLTADGDVLIEELTTDENGEITVTNVRPGSYKLVETKAPIGYILDDTPIVFTVTLGGAEELFFTKDNKIKKADVIIIKVDRETEEALAGAEFTLADEDGNVIEYGITTDETGRATIKELRPGTYKLVETSAPDHYEENETVHTITIPFDPEDEIEYTVENDIILGGVKLTKVDEGNSRRVLQNAVFNILDEEGEVVRSNLTTNSDGVILVDDLRPGNYSFVETRAPGGYVLDRTPKPFTVEKSQEALVEITATNRLIRGSVQITKTDKDSNTPLAGVVFDLVSSGGTTIQANLVTDQFGVVAVSNLLPGRYGFKEVRALEGYTLNSTIQWFDISSSQSGVVRLAMSNELVKGQLEIVKFDGDTGETLEGVTFTLLDADRDVVESGLVTNADGRIVVDNLAPGTYYVQEVDALEGYVLNEEAVEVTIPLGATAPVRVEIDNFKTRGELTIIKHVAGDTDARLPDAVFTIDQLEGRTFTTDANGEISIDDLLPGDYLVTETTAPDGYVLSEEQYVIRITLDDLAPVLFVANEPIDDVPPPDDDVDEEVDPPPGEEEEPPGDNDGGTPPDDVDPPDDPEVSPVTDTPGRGNNGGGSGGTDSPSTPERESGSNFFLPQTGYGSMWLSITIALFAMSLGAVFLRRRRRTEQ, from the coding sequence ATGAAGATCAAACGGTTGATCCTCGTGCTTCTGTGTTTCTTGATCACATTCTCGGGCATGGTCCCAGCATTTGCGGCGTCACAGTCGCAAGGCGTAGAGGGTGATGAACAAGTAGAGGCGCTTGGAACCAATGAAACCGACGATGACATCAGTAGTTCAGCCACGGACACAAATGACGAAGGAGCCAGCACCACCGACACAAGCAACGACGCAACAACATCCGATAATGGATCAAACGACAACAGCACGACCGAGGAGGCGCCAGGCAACGAGTCCGAGACGCCACCGAGCTCCGGCAATGAAGGCGGAGACACCGGGGGCACCGACCCGCCGGCATCTGAGCCTGATACGCCGGTAGAAAATCCGGATGGAGGATCGGACCAAGGTAACAGTGAATCCGAGCCGCCACCAGCTGAAGAACCGACAAACGAAGGCACCGATCCAGAAGAACCAAATCCAGACGAATCAACCAACGAACCAACAAATCCAGAAGACGAAACAACAACAGAAGATCCAGAAGCTCTACCAGAAGAAGACCTAGAAGCCCTTCCAGAAGAGGAAGAAGCGTTAACCGAAGAGGAAGAGCTCGAAGCAGCGCGAGGAGACCTCATCCGAGGACCAATTACGGAAAACATTATCACAAACTTCCGCATGACATTATTAAATGGAGATCCGCTACCGGATCCGATGCCAAACCCAGCGGATCAAACGCTGAACCTGGCAGTATTTTACGAGTTTGCGCTACCAGATTTAAAATACGGAGCTGGCTCTACGTTTACGTTCCAGCTACCGAATGTATTTGCGGTATTTAATGCCGTTTCTGGCTCACTCGCAGATACAGACGGCACGGTGTTAGGATCGTTTACATTAGACACAAACCGTACCGTTGTCCTCACATTTAACGAGGAAATCGAAACCCGCAGTAATGTCACAGGTACCGTGCGGTTTCAGACGGAAATAAGAAAAGATCTTACTGGTGACACGGATCAAGAGATCATCGTGCCAGTAGGACCAGACGGCGGACAGACAGTCGTCATCCCGATCACGTTTAAACCAAAAGTGGCGCGTTCTGTTGATAAGCGAGGTGTACCAAACCGCAGCTTTAACGCAGAGACAATCGCGTGGGAGGTCGACTTTAATAAAGAGAAAAATGCGATCACAAACGCCGTACTCGAGGATCCAATTTTAAGCGAGCTCGGCACGAGTGATTTTGGTAACCAAAAGCTTCAAGGTAACGTGGAGCTCTACTATCTAAACGTGCAACTTGACGGTACCGTGACACAAGGAGGTCTCGTGCCATCAAGTGAATATACGCTCACAGCAACAGACAACTTAGTCAAGGTCGCGTTCAACGGCACCATCACTGACGCGTACCGACTCAAATTTACGACAGAAATCACCGAGGACACGGGCGTACGTTATCGAAATACAGCGACACTGAAAGGAGACGGCTTAACGAACTTAACCGCCTCTGCGACGGTCTCAACAGGACGTGGGCAAACGCTCCAAAAACGTGCGGTTACGTATGATAACGTGAATCAAACCGTCTCGTGGGAGGTAAAGCTTAACTACAACCAGCGTCAAATTCCGGCGGCTAATACGGTTGTGACCGACTACTTTGACTCTGGCCAGTCGCTTATCTCCGACACATTCAAGGTCGAGCGCATCACGCTAAACGTCAACGGCCAAGAGAGTGGTTCGACTGTCGTGGACCCAAGCGAGTACAGCGTCACACCTGACACGCAACAGTCGACGAATCGCAAGGGCTTCCGCTTCCAGTTCAACAGCGACATTAACGAAGCCTACAAAATCACCTATAAAACGAGCTTCGACGAGCGCCTACTTGCGAATGGCACGGCGAGAAACAGCGTCAGCTTCTCTGACAAAACGTCCGAAGTATCTCAAGGCGTCCAACAGGGAGTTCTATTAAAATCAGCAAACAGCCCGAACTATCGCGATAAAAACGTCCAGTGGACGATCCGTATAAATCGCGATAAGCAGGAAATGAAGGAAGTTGTCTTAACCGACGTATTCACAAACGGTGGACTTACCTTCCTACCAAACACGTTTGCACTAACAGGAATTACACCAGATAAGTACACGCTCACCGTTGATGACGCAACACAAGGCTTTAAAATCGTCTTCAACGAGCCAGTTACAAACGAAATCGTCATCACGTATCGCACCGCGTTTGACTATGAAGCGCGAATCAACAAAAACAACCAGCTCATTAACACAGCAAACGTCGTCTGGAAGGATAAAAACGACGTCGATCGAACGCTCCAAGCAACAGCGACGTTCACACCAGACACGTTTACACGAGCAAATGGCTTTAAAGGCGGATCGTACAATGCCGTCACGAAAGAGATCACGTGGAACGTCGGACTGAACTACAATCTACAAACGATCACCGACGTTGTCTTCCGCGACACGGTCCAAGGCGATCAAACGATTCTACCAAACAGCATTCAAATCTTTGAAGGAACGCTTGGTACTGGTCAAAACTCGCTCACAAAAGGGGCCAACGTAACTGCAAACTTTAGTCCGCAAGTAAACGGGCAGGAGATCTCTATCAACTTTGGTAGCATTAACCGCGCCTATATCGTCGAGTTTAAAACATCGCTCGATGATAAGATCATTAGCGCCACGTATCCAAACCGCGCCGAGATCTCATACGCGGAGTCCGAGCAAAAAATCTCGCTACCTGCTACTGTTTCTGTCGCAAATGGAGGCAAGTATACAGGTAAAACAGGACGTCAAAACGGCCTTACAATGGAATGGACGATTACGCTAAACGCTGGCCAGTCCACGCTACAAGGACCAGTCAAAGTGCGCGACATCCTCTCCAACAACCAGATTATTTTAGAGGATGAGCTCGTCGTCTATAGCACCACTGTCAGCGCAAACGGCAACTTCTCAAAAGGCGCTGCACTCACGAGAGGCACCGATTACACCGTGGAGTTTAAGGAGATCCAAGGTCAACCAGCGTTTGACCTGATTTTCCCAGACGGCATCGATACGGTCTATATCATTGAGTATAAGAGCTTTTTGCAGGCGGCCGACAACGACACCGTCAGCAACAACGCCAACCTCTTTATCACCAACCCAGACTTTAACGGTGATACAGACGACTCGCACAGCCAAATCGTCCGCATCACAACGGGCGCAGGTAGCGCGACAGGCGTGAGAGGCGATCTCACAATTAAAAAGCAAGGCGTGAAGGACACCTTTGAAGGCCAGGAGAGCACCGGATTCCTGCCAGGCGCAACCTTCTCGCTCTATGACAAAACGAAGCAATTCCGTATCAAAACAGGTACAACCGACGAGAATGGCGTCCTCACCTTCACTAACATCGCCTATGGCGAGTATATGATCAAAGAGGATAGCGCGCCAGACGGATACGCCGTCCGCGCTGAGTACACGCCAGTCACGCTCAGCAATAACACCGACCCGATCATCATCAAAAACGACAAGATCATAGGCGACGTCGCCCTGACTAAGACCGATACGCATGGGAAAACCACGCTTCAAGGTGCGACATTTAGTCTCTACCGCGTCACTGGGGAAGAGCGCACCGTTGTGGGGTCTAACCTCAAAACAGACGCGAACGGTCGAATCGAAGTAACGGATCTCGAGCCAGGCACGTATGAATTTATCGAGACCGAAGCAGCACCTGATTATAAGCTAGACGACACACCTGTTTCGTTTACGATTAAAAAGAACCAAATTACGGTCATTGAACTAGACAAGGAAAACGAGCTCATCCGAGGCTCCGTTAAGCTTACTAAGGTGGACCGTGAGACGAAGGATAAACTCGAGAATGCCGTATTTAGACTCGTTGATGCAGACGGAGAAATCCTCGGCTACTACACAACAAACGAGAACGGCATCATCATTGTCGAAGATCTCTTACCGGGCAACTATGCATTTGAAGAAGCAACGGCACCATTTGGATTTACAGGCTCCACGGACCGCATTGCATTCGAGATCGTTCGCTCCCAAACGGAGCGCCTAGAGCTTGTCTTCGATAACGACATCATTACGGGATCCTTTACGCTATTAAAGCTTGAAGGAGAACGTGAAAAGGCATTAGAAGGCGCGGTATTTAGCCTCCTAACAGCAGATGGCGACGTCTTAATTGAAGAGCTCACGACGGACGAAAACGGAGAAATTACCGTGACGAACGTGCGACCAGGCTCTTACAAACTGGTCGAAACAAAAGCGCCAATTGGCTACATTCTAGACGACACTCCAATAGTATTTACCGTGACGCTAGGTGGAGCAGAGGAGCTATTTTTCACCAAAGACAATAAGATCAAAAAGGCCGATGTGATCATCATCAAGGTAGACCGCGAGACGGAGGAAGCGCTCGCTGGAGCGGAGTTTACGCTCGCAGACGAGGATGGAAACGTCATCGAGTACGGCATTACAACCGATGAAACAGGTCGCGCAACGATCAAGGAGCTCCGCCCAGGCACCTATAAGCTAGTGGAGACGAGCGCACCAGATCACTACGAAGAGAACGAAACCGTTCACACGATTACGATTCCATTCGATCCAGAGGATGAGATCGAATATACGGTGGAGAACGATATTATCTTAGGCGGCGTGAAGCTAACGAAGGTGGACGAAGGCAATAGCCGACGCGTCCTCCAAAACGCAGTCTTCAACATCCTTGACGAAGAAGGAGAGGTTGTCCGATCTAACCTCACAACAAACAGCGACGGCGTTATCCTCGTGGATGACCTTCGTCCTGGCAATTACTCTTTCGTCGAGACGAGAGCGCCTGGCGGCTACGTGCTAGACCGCACGCCAAAGCCTTTCACGGTCGAAAAGAGTCAGGAAGCGCTTGTTGAAATTACAGCGACGAACCGCCTGATTCGCGGTAGCGTTCAAATTACGAAAACAGATAAGGACAGTAACACGCCACTTGCTGGAGTCGTCTTCGACCTCGTTTCGAGCGGTGGTACGACGATCCAAGCGAACTTGGTCACCGATCAGTTTGGAGTCGTCGCAGTATCCAATCTACTCCCTGGTCGCTACGGATTTAAAGAGGTCCGAGCGCTTGAAGGCTACACGCTAAACAGCACGATTCAGTGGTTTGATATTAGCTCCAGCCAGTCTGGCGTCGTTCGCCTCGCAATGAGTAACGAGCTCGTTAAAGGTCAGCTCGAAATTGTGAAATTTGACGGCGACACAGGCGAAACGCTAGAAGGCGTCACGTTTACACTCCTAGATGCAGATCGTGACGTGGTGGAATCTGGACTTGTGACAAACGCAGACGGTCGCATTGTTGTCGATAACCTCGCACCTGGCACGTACTACGTGCAAGAGGTCGATGCACTCGAAGGCTATGTGCTCAATGAAGAAGCGGTAGAAGTCACGATTCCGCTCGGAGCAACAGCACCTGTCAGAGTCGAGATCGACAACTTTAAGACACGCGGTGAGCTTACGATCATCAAGCACGTCGCAGGCGACACCGATGCGCGCCTCCCAGACGCTGTCTTTACGATTGACCAGCTCGAGGGACGCACCTTCACAACCGACGCAAACGGCGAGATCTCGATCGACGATCTCCTACCAGGCGATTATCTTGTAACAGAAACAACAGCGCCTGACGGCTACGTCTTAAGTGAAGAGCAGTACGTAATCCGCATTACGCTAGACGATCTCGCACCAGTCTTGTTCGTCGCAAACGAACCAATTGACGATGTCCCACCTCCAGACGACGACGTGGATGAAGAAGTCGATCCACCACCTGGAGAAGAGGAAGAGCCACCTGGTGACAACGACGGTGGAACACCTCCAGACGACGTAGATCCTCCAGATGATCCAGAGGTATCGCCAGTAACGGATACTCCGGGTAGAGGTAATAATGGAGGAGGATCAGGAGGCACCGACTCTCCAAGCACACCAGAAAGAGAGAGCGGCTCCAACTTCTTCTTACCACAAACAGGCTACGGCTCCATGTGGCTCAGCATCACGATCGCACTCTTCGCCATGTCACTCGGCGCAGTCTTCCTAAGACGCAGACGCCGCACGGAGCAGTGA
- a CDS encoding VanZ family protein produces the protein MQHKQKLMLFYILPLAVWISGIVLASSMSYETQNVRPLLQNVPTDWIERSFSWVSFTYGDSVISLQTRSTEAFAEFFIRKGAHVLVFAILAVLLLRLLLFATKRTTLAVTITLVTVAIFAIIDEYRHLLHPNRTGMVEDVILDFLGACLGIAIYLLIIRRGKQRAHVSHASKRL, from the coding sequence GTGCAACATAAACAGAAACTAATGCTTTTTTACATATTACCGCTCGCTGTGTGGATCAGCGGCATCGTTCTCGCATCCTCGATGTCATATGAAACACAAAACGTTCGGCCACTGCTACAAAACGTCCCAACAGACTGGATCGAACGAAGCTTCTCATGGGTCTCCTTCACATATGGGGATTCCGTCATAAGCCTCCAAACCCGATCAACCGAAGCATTCGCCGAATTTTTCATCCGCAAAGGAGCGCACGTACTCGTATTCGCCATCCTCGCAGTCCTGCTCCTGCGCCTGTTGCTATTTGCGACAAAACGCACGACACTCGCCGTCACCATCACCCTAGTCACCGTTGCAATATTCGCCATCATTGATGAGTACCGCCACCTGCTGCACCCAAACCGCACAGGCATGGTCGAAGACGTCATCCTAGATTTCTTAGGCGCGTGCCTAGGAATCGCAATCTACTTATTAATCATTCGGAGGGGGAAACAACGTGCACACGTCTCGCATGCAAGCAAACGTTTATGA
- a CDS encoding DUF2812 domain-containing protein yields MREDTVKRRWLWSIDIHGTELWLADLEAQGYRLTHLDAKSSKFVFEKAEPRYATFMIRYKQESLGNDWTEVASDGNWQITRTTTLPSDSETPVFDPYYDMEDRKPIIKRNNKLLMGWVVTVITLLFTTVATAYHLGDLYSEQQYTAMALWYVALVMQMIVFAFGVYVSFLLQARTQELRPEGLDRGEEVKWKVFAWWRVDLPANIERWLEDQEADGWQLYSCGRNVNRFVFKRATPRAVSYSVTKLSNKEESNMSKPGWEHIKNGSFGIINWSVHRAYYDPATEEKPKMLTKPKEKKHVAKTRAVVDGGFSIIIGVTMAFNFYNMLSITIRDPFNDLGPFSLFVLPLSVLVVGFSFVSAFNLIKHYFDTKRAVA; encoded by the coding sequence GTGCGCGAAGATACAGTTAAGCGCAGGTGGCTATGGAGTATAGATATCCACGGAACGGAGCTATGGCTAGCGGATTTAGAAGCGCAGGGCTATAGACTGACACATCTTGATGCAAAAAGCAGCAAATTTGTTTTCGAAAAAGCAGAGCCGCGTTATGCAACATTCATGATCCGTTACAAACAAGAGTCGTTAGGTAACGACTGGACGGAAGTAGCTTCAGATGGAAACTGGCAAATCACACGCACCACAACGCTCCCAAGTGACAGCGAGACGCCTGTGTTCGATCCATACTATGACATGGAAGATAGAAAACCAATAATAAAACGCAACAATAAATTGCTAATGGGCTGGGTAGTAACAGTCATTACGTTGCTATTTACAACAGTGGCAACTGCCTATCATCTTGGTGATCTCTATAGTGAGCAACAGTATACGGCAATGGCTCTATGGTATGTTGCTCTCGTTATGCAGATGATCGTCTTTGCTTTCGGTGTTTACGTGAGTTTCCTCCTGCAGGCGAGAACGCAGGAATTAAGGCCGGAAGGGTTAGATCGGGGAGAAGAGGTCAAGTGGAAAGTGTTTGCCTGGTGGCGCGTGGATTTGCCGGCTAACATAGAGAGATGGTTGGAGGATCAAGAGGCGGACGGCTGGCAATTATATTCGTGTGGGCGTAATGTGAATCGGTTTGTGTTTAAACGTGCAACACCTCGTGCGGTGAGCTATAGTGTGACAAAGTTGTCGAATAAGGAAGAATCGAACATGAGCAAACCTGGCTGGGAGCATATAAAAAACGGCTCCTTTGGCATCATTAATTGGAGCGTGCACCGTGCCTACTATGATCCTGCTACGGAGGAAAAGCCGAAGATGCTTACAAAGCCAAAAGAGAAGAAGCACGTCGCTAAGACTAGGGCGGTGGTTGATGGGGGATTCTCAATTATAATAGGAGTAACGATGGCATTTAATTTTTACAATATGCTATCGATCACGATCAGAGATCCGTTTAACGATTTAGGCCCATTCAGTTTATTTGTTTTACCATTATCTGTCCTCGTAGTAGGCTTCTCATTCGTGAGTGCATTCAATCTGATTAAACACTATTTCGATACGAAACGAGCAGTTGCATAG
- a CDS encoding class A sortase, with product MTRILGYLLLIGGSLYLGYLLVGQFIVAPMALGNAQEEALTLPSERLFANQRAVGLDEVLTEGSAVGIATTDDPSTIETSEDMFDFSIIQSLDTLSFSYNPSLETVIATISAPSVGMHLPIYYGTTNEHLAVGAATMKPDQRLGVEGTYALAGHNSRNSSALFAPIRSLEDGAEIIISDGRDTYIYRKFASEVVTPDRVDVINDRPGNSLLALVSCYSADGSDRIIVYAEFVEKVEG from the coding sequence ATGACACGCATTCTAGGCTACCTCCTCCTCATAGGAGGTAGTCTCTATCTTGGTTATCTCTTAGTCGGCCAATTCATCGTCGCTCCCATGGCCCTCGGCAACGCACAGGAAGAGGCGCTAACACTACCTTCAGAGCGACTATTTGCGAATCAGAGGGCAGTTGGGTTAGACGAGGTATTGACTGAGGGCTCTGCTGTAGGGATAGCAACAACCGATGACCCTTCCACCATAGAGACTTCGGAGGATATGTTCGATTTCTCGATCATTCAGAGTTTAGATACGTTATCTTTTTCTTACAATCCTAGTTTAGAAACAGTGATTGCCACTATTTCAGCACCATCAGTCGGCATGCATTTACCGATCTACTACGGTACAACCAATGAGCACTTAGCCGTTGGTGCCGCAACCATGAAGCCTGATCAGCGCCTTGGCGTAGAAGGGACCTACGCCCTCGCAGGTCACAATTCACGTAACTCCAGTGCCTTATTCGCACCAATTAGAAGCCTAGAGGACGGCGCTGAAATTATTATATCAGACGGACGCGACACTTACATTTATCGCAAATTCGCCTCCGAAGTCGTCACACCAGACCGCGTCGACGTCATCAACGACCGACCAGGCAACAGCCTCCTCGCCCTCGTCAGCTGCTACAGCGCAGACGGAAGCGACCGCATCATCGTATATGCAGAATTTGTGGAGAAGGTAGAGGGATAG
- a CDS encoding S-layer homology domain-containing protein produces MKKYPISKKAIAVAIVTTMAITPFATLAPLAGDSSTAYASEVEVAEVRSEVRELAGKVTTIYSTFRADTSTNGVQSRITFDAIRDNVRDTDLAEWQEIVNATNGEILELDGDAGELLFSARFVQGLAEIFTNSNPTSLEEDLEDFIAEFEDGFTNVFPDISIADLFVIANQLEAEFRLNKPFATDLSRNNIRAYLEARVNAVAARNDNELQAMLDILSDYGITRDGVASMFIELRDTVAPADNQTFSNTRMQQLAITLFRAAQAFEEQPPVVQPPGGGGGVPPVDPEDPEEPETPIDDEEVTVPDDTTSEERVTDPVTGQVTVITTVNAEQLAALLDGEEFDRVSFNLTPADGEYAVLRLSDDVLDVIRAANPDAIIEVATLEGSFAIPVAELDYTSVDISVNEVDFDASENQVTPVAPVVEFLVVATINGQEVEITRFNAPVERTITANDDLSNNSVVVRLNTNGTITGVATKRDGDTATFTGFTNSLYTVVENSVSYSDVPSSLWSSEVINKLSTQYILRGFSSGDFRPTGTASRAEFAAIISRGLSLTGGSTYMGQFTDIVGNEWFMGDLVAVTDYDLIRGYENNTFRGNNEVTRQEAATIIVRAMELLGYDFDLDESVSYTDFSDSADVAPYARESVTILSQAGLIEGRPGNNFAPRANISRQEVAALVERFLVKADFLD; encoded by the coding sequence ATGAAAAAGTACCCAATTAGCAAGAAAGCCATCGCGGTAGCAATCGTTACAACAATGGCAATCACACCATTCGCCACACTAGCACCCCTAGCAGGCGACAGCAGTACAGCTTACGCAAGTGAGGTTGAGGTTGCGGAAGTAAGATCGGAAGTACGAGAATTAGCTGGTAAAGTAACAACAATCTACAGTACGTTCCGCGCTGATACGTCTACGAATGGTGTTCAATCGAGAATAACGTTTGATGCTATTCGCGATAATGTTCGCGATACTGATCTTGCAGAGTGGCAAGAGATTGTAAACGCAACTAATGGAGAGATTTTAGAACTTGATGGCGATGCAGGTGAATTATTGTTTTCTGCTAGATTCGTACAAGGTTTAGCCGAAATTTTTACTAATTCTAATCCTACATCTCTAGAAGAAGATTTAGAGGATTTCATCGCAGAATTTGAAGATGGATTCACAAACGTGTTCCCTGATATTTCAATTGCAGACTTGTTTGTAATCGCTAATCAATTAGAGGCTGAATTCCGCCTTAACAAACCATTTGCAACTGATCTAAGCCGTAACAACATTAGAGCTTATCTAGAAGCTCGTGTTAATGCAGTAGCTGCTCGAAACGATAACGAGTTGCAAGCGATGCTTGATATTTTGAGTGACTATGGAATTACTCGTGACGGTGTTGCATCTATGTTCATTGAGCTAAGAGATACAGTGGCTCCAGCTGATAACCAAACATTCTCTAACACAAGAATGCAACAATTAGCTATTACTCTATTCAGAGCTGCTCAAGCTTTTGAAGAACAACCACCTGTAGTTCAACCACCTGGTGGCGGCGGTGGAGTACCACCAGTTGACCCAGAGGATCCTGAAGAGCCAGAAACTCCAATCGACGATGAAGAAGTAACTGTTCCAGACGACACGACTTCTGAAGAGCGCGTTACAGATCCTGTAACTGGTCAGGTTACAGTAATCACTACGGTGAACGCTGAACAACTTGCAGCACTTCTTGATGGAGAAGAGTTTGATCGCGTATCGTTCAACCTTACTCCAGCAGATGGAGAGTACGCAGTACTTCGCCTGTCTGATGACGTTCTTGACGTGATCCGTGCGGCTAACCCAGATGCAATCATCGAAGTTGCAACACTTGAAGGATCATTCGCAATCCCTGTTGCAGAATTAGACTACACGTCCGTTGATATCAGCGTAAACGAAGTAGACTTCGATGCATCAGAAAACCAAGTAACACCTGTTGCACCAGTAGTCGAATTCCTAGTTGTTGCAACAATCAATGGTCAAGAAGTAGAGATCACTCGCTTCAACGCACCAGTTGAGCGTACGATCACTGCAAACGACGACCTAAGCAATAATTCAGTAGTTGTACGTTTAAACACAAACGGCACAATCACTGGTGTTGCAACAAAGCGTGACGGTGACACAGCAACGTTCACTGGTTTCACAAACTCTCTATACACTGTAGTAGAAAACAGCGTGTCTTACTCCGATGTACCAAGCTCACTTTGGTCATCAGAAGTAATCAACAAGCTATCTACTCAATACATTCTACGCGGTTTCTCTAGCGGAGACTTCCGCCCAACTGGTACTGCGAGCCGTGCTGAATTTGCAGCAATCATCTCTCGCGGACTGAGCCTAACTGGCGGTAGCACGTACATGGGACAATTCACGGACATCGTTGGTAACGAGTGGTTCATGGGTGACCTAGTGGCTGTTACGGACTACGATCTAATCCGTGGTTACGAAAACAACACGTTCCGTGGCAACAACGAAGTTACTCGTCAAGAAGCAGCAACAATCATCGTTCGTGCGATGGAGCTTCTAGGCTATGACTTCGATCTAGATGAGTCTGTTTCTTACACGGACTTCAGTGACAGCGCAGACGTAGCACCTTACGCTCGCGAATCTGTTACGATCCTGTCTCAAGCAGGTCTAATTGAAGGACGTCCAGGTAACAACTTCGCTCCACGAGCGAACATTTCACGTCAAGAAGTAGCGGCACTAGTAGAACGCTTCCTAGTAAAAGCTGACTTCCTAGACTAA